The proteins below are encoded in one region of Gambusia affinis linkage group LG07, SWU_Gaff_1.0, whole genome shotgun sequence:
- the padi2 gene encoding protein-arginine deiminase type-2 isoform X1 — translation MFQDISQTDSASNFPAFIHKRRERAEYHRTCRLDTNNPQSVLHVVGTSLKANLNRSAPPGSHFFSVKCTANVKFELCPPLGESSQPALVPLRGNSVILISMNHASQSEREDKLSVYYYGSESTRKVLGRAVLHLTAIEISLDVDADRDGIVEKNNPHKESWTWGPNGHGAILLVNCDAEKTDNKSPDSEDPRIVKVADLKDMSLMVLRTRGPAELPEGYKLTMHISQGDAESVRVFRAASHEVVKSSLQKIFSSFVKDYPLVLSSEVLSKEVPYLGGSAEMNFYVEGLRFPDKDFDGLITINLSLLQPVKEGIPETPIFTDKVVFRVSPWIMTPNTLQPVEVFVCSTSDNYEFLKGMKTLVARSGYKLKICHEYLNRGDRWMQDEVEFGYIDSPHHSFPVVLDSPRDGSLDDFPYNELLGPDFGYVTRMAERKDVSSLDSFGNLEVSPPVTVNGKKYPLGRILIGVAFPTATKGRNMTKVVQDFLWAQKVQEPVALFSDWLCVGHIDEFMSFVPAPDRKGFRLLLASPDAGYKLFRGLHIDGHGQAKMFDGVKNEVHVTVDDILNDENLRDENNYVQSCIDWNRDVLKRELGLDDDDIIDLPILFKLDDEDGSRAVAYYPDMVNMIVLGKNLGIPKPFGPKVNGRCALETEMCSLMEGLGLNCTFIDDFTSYHKLLGEVHCGSNVLRKPFDFKWWNLEL, via the exons ATGTTTCAGGACATTTCCCAAACTGATTCAGCATCCaattttcctgcttttatcCACAAGAGAAGAGAAAGGGCGGAATATCACCGAACATGCCGTCTGGACACAAACAATCCACAGAGCGTCCTGCATGTCGTTGGCACATCTTTAAAGGCAAATTTGAACAG GAGCGCCCCTCCTGGATCCCACTTCTTCTCAGTGAAGTGCACTGCCAATGTTAAATTCGAACTCTGCCCTCCACTTGGGGAGTCATCCCAACCGGCCCTGGTACCCCTTAGAGGAAACTCAGTCATACTCATCAGCATGAACCATGCCAGCCAATCTGAAAGAGAGGATAAG cTGTCCGTATACTATTATGGAAGTGAAAGTACCAGGAAGGTTTTGGGGAGAGCAGTTCTACATCTTACTGCCATTG AGATCTCTCTTGACGTGGATGCTGACAGAGATGGtattgtggagaaaaacaacCCGCATAAg GAATCATGGACATGGGGTCCCAATGGGCATGGAGCTATCCTTCTGGTCAACTGTGATGCAGAAAAGACAGACAACAAGTCACCAGACAGTGAGGATCCCCGCATAGTCAAAGTGGCAG ATCTTAAGGACATGTCGCTCATGGTGCTGCGGACCAGAGGACCTGCCGAACTTCCAGAAGGCTACAAACTCACCATGCACATCTCTCAGGGAGACGCAGAGAGTGTTCGAGTCTTCAGAGCTGCATCCCATGAAGTGGTTAAGAGCAGCCTGC agaaaatttTTAGTTCCTTTGTAAAGGACTATCCATTGGTGCTAAGCAGTGAGGTGCTGTCCAAGGAAGTGCCTTACCTTGGAGGCTCAGCAGAAATGAACTTCTATGTGGAGGGTCTGAGGTTTCCTGACAAGGACTTTGATGGGCTCATCACCATCAACCTTAGCTTACTGCAGCCAGTGAAGGAG ggcaTTCCTGAGACGCccatttttacagacaaagtgGTGTTCAGAGTGTCACCATGGATCATGACACCCAACACCCTCCAGCCTGTGGAGGTGTTTGTCTGCAG TACATCTGATAACTATGAGTTCCTCAAAGGAATGAAGACTCTTGTTGCACGTTCTGGGTACAAGCTGAAGATCTGCCATGAATACCTGAACAGAGGAGACCGCTGGATGCAA gatGAAGTGGAATTTGGTTACATCGATTCACCCCATCACTCATTTCCTGTGGTTTTGGATTCCCCCAGAGACGGAAGTCTTGATGACTTTCCTTATAATGAACTATTG GGCCCTGACTTTGGGTATGTGACCAGAATGGCTGAGAGAAAAGATGTGAGCAGCCTGGACTCGTTCGGTAATCTGGAGGTCAGCCCTCCCGTCAcagtgaatggaaaaaaatacccTCTGGGCAGAATCCTCATTGGGGTTGCCTTCCCAAC ggCAACTAAGGGACGAAACATGACCAAAGTGGTTCAAGACTTTTTGTGGGCTCAGAAGGTTCAGGAGCCTGTTGCCTTGTTTTCTGACTGGCTCTGTGTTGGTCACATTGATGAATTCATGAGCTTTGTTCCGGCTCCCGACAGAAAG GGCTTTCGTCTGCTGCTGGCCAGCCCAGACGCAGGCTACAAATTATTCAGAGGACTGCATATTGACGGGCATGGACAAGCCAAGATGTTTGATG GTGTGAAAAATGAAGTGCATGTGACAGTGGATGATATCCTGAACGATGAAAATCTGCGAGATGAAAATAACTACGTACAG AGCTGCATTGACTGGAACAGGGATGTTCTGAAAAGAGAGCTGGGCCTGGATGATGATGACATTATTGACCTCCCAATTCTTTTTAAGCTGGATGACGAGGATGGCTCCAGAGCAGTGGCTTACTACCCTGATATG GTCAACATGATTGTTTTGGGAAAAAACCTCGGCATTCCAAAGCCGTTTGGCCCCAAGGTGAATGGACGCTGTGCCCTGGAGACCGAGATGTGCTCCCTGATGGAGGGCCTGGGTCTCAACTGCACCTTCATTGACGACTTCACCTCCTACCATAAACTGCTGGGAGAGGTTCACTGTGGCTCCAACGTCCTCAGAAAGCCTTTTGACTTCAAATGGTGGAACCTCGAGCTgtga
- the padi2 gene encoding protein-arginine deiminase type-2 isoform X2 — protein sequence MAHRRTLRVDYGKTTNVVCVVGSELNVNLNRSAPPGSHFFSVKCTANVKFELCPPLGESSQPALVPLRGNSVILISMNHASQSEREDKLSVYYYGSESTRKVLGRAVLHLTAIEISLDVDADRDGIVEKNNPHKESWTWGPNGHGAILLVNCDAEKTDNKSPDSEDPRIVKVADLKDMSLMVLRTRGPAELPEGYKLTMHISQGDAESVRVFRAASHEVVKSSLQKIFSSFVKDYPLVLSSEVLSKEVPYLGGSAEMNFYVEGLRFPDKDFDGLITINLSLLQPVKEGIPETPIFTDKVVFRVSPWIMTPNTLQPVEVFVCSTSDNYEFLKGMKTLVARSGYKLKICHEYLNRGDRWMQDEVEFGYIDSPHHSFPVVLDSPRDGSLDDFPYNELLGPDFGYVTRMAERKDVSSLDSFGNLEVSPPVTVNGKKYPLGRILIGVAFPTATKGRNMTKVVQDFLWAQKVQEPVALFSDWLCVGHIDEFMSFVPAPDRKGFRLLLASPDAGYKLFRGLHIDGHGQAKMFDGVKNEVHVTVDDILNDENLRDENNYVQSCIDWNRDVLKRELGLDDDDIIDLPILFKLDDEDGSRAVAYYPDMVNMIVLGKNLGIPKPFGPKVNGRCALETEMCSLMEGLGLNCTFIDDFTSYHKLLGEVHCGSNVLRKPFDFKWWNLEL from the exons ATGGCTCATCGGCGGACTCTTCGAGTAGATTATGGTAAAACGACCAACGTAGTGTGCGTGGTCGGCTCGGAACTCAACGTAAACTTAAACAG GAGCGCCCCTCCTGGATCCCACTTCTTCTCAGTGAAGTGCACTGCCAATGTTAAATTCGAACTCTGCCCTCCACTTGGGGAGTCATCCCAACCGGCCCTGGTACCCCTTAGAGGAAACTCAGTCATACTCATCAGCATGAACCATGCCAGCCAATCTGAAAGAGAGGATAAG cTGTCCGTATACTATTATGGAAGTGAAAGTACCAGGAAGGTTTTGGGGAGAGCAGTTCTACATCTTACTGCCATTG AGATCTCTCTTGACGTGGATGCTGACAGAGATGGtattgtggagaaaaacaacCCGCATAAg GAATCATGGACATGGGGTCCCAATGGGCATGGAGCTATCCTTCTGGTCAACTGTGATGCAGAAAAGACAGACAACAAGTCACCAGACAGTGAGGATCCCCGCATAGTCAAAGTGGCAG ATCTTAAGGACATGTCGCTCATGGTGCTGCGGACCAGAGGACCTGCCGAACTTCCAGAAGGCTACAAACTCACCATGCACATCTCTCAGGGAGACGCAGAGAGTGTTCGAGTCTTCAGAGCTGCATCCCATGAAGTGGTTAAGAGCAGCCTGC agaaaatttTTAGTTCCTTTGTAAAGGACTATCCATTGGTGCTAAGCAGTGAGGTGCTGTCCAAGGAAGTGCCTTACCTTGGAGGCTCAGCAGAAATGAACTTCTATGTGGAGGGTCTGAGGTTTCCTGACAAGGACTTTGATGGGCTCATCACCATCAACCTTAGCTTACTGCAGCCAGTGAAGGAG ggcaTTCCTGAGACGCccatttttacagacaaagtgGTGTTCAGAGTGTCACCATGGATCATGACACCCAACACCCTCCAGCCTGTGGAGGTGTTTGTCTGCAG TACATCTGATAACTATGAGTTCCTCAAAGGAATGAAGACTCTTGTTGCACGTTCTGGGTACAAGCTGAAGATCTGCCATGAATACCTGAACAGAGGAGACCGCTGGATGCAA gatGAAGTGGAATTTGGTTACATCGATTCACCCCATCACTCATTTCCTGTGGTTTTGGATTCCCCCAGAGACGGAAGTCTTGATGACTTTCCTTATAATGAACTATTG GGCCCTGACTTTGGGTATGTGACCAGAATGGCTGAGAGAAAAGATGTGAGCAGCCTGGACTCGTTCGGTAATCTGGAGGTCAGCCCTCCCGTCAcagtgaatggaaaaaaatacccTCTGGGCAGAATCCTCATTGGGGTTGCCTTCCCAAC ggCAACTAAGGGACGAAACATGACCAAAGTGGTTCAAGACTTTTTGTGGGCTCAGAAGGTTCAGGAGCCTGTTGCCTTGTTTTCTGACTGGCTCTGTGTTGGTCACATTGATGAATTCATGAGCTTTGTTCCGGCTCCCGACAGAAAG GGCTTTCGTCTGCTGCTGGCCAGCCCAGACGCAGGCTACAAATTATTCAGAGGACTGCATATTGACGGGCATGGACAAGCCAAGATGTTTGATG GTGTGAAAAATGAAGTGCATGTGACAGTGGATGATATCCTGAACGATGAAAATCTGCGAGATGAAAATAACTACGTACAG AGCTGCATTGACTGGAACAGGGATGTTCTGAAAAGAGAGCTGGGCCTGGATGATGATGACATTATTGACCTCCCAATTCTTTTTAAGCTGGATGACGAGGATGGCTCCAGAGCAGTGGCTTACTACCCTGATATG GTCAACATGATTGTTTTGGGAAAAAACCTCGGCATTCCAAAGCCGTTTGGCCCCAAGGTGAATGGACGCTGTGCCCTGGAGACCGAGATGTGCTCCCTGATGGAGGGCCTGGGTCTCAACTGCACCTTCATTGACGACTTCACCTCCTACCATAAACTGCTGGGAGAGGTTCACTGTGGCTCCAACGTCCTCAGAAAGCCTTTTGACTTCAAATGGTGGAACCTCGAGCTgtga